The proteins below come from a single Corylus avellana chromosome ca3, CavTom2PMs-1.0 genomic window:
- the LOC132174921 gene encoding cytochrome P450 71AP13-like, whose protein sequence is MAFLQWLKESFQPILLFASVFLVVLLRFFLKEKSRKGKSNLPPSPPKLPIIGNLHQLGNMPHLSLQCLAQKFGPIIFLQLGEIPTVVISSARLAKEAMKTHDVALSSRPRIFSAMHLFYDCTDVVFAPYGAYWRNIRKICILELLSAKRVQSYSFVREEEVARLVRRVAESYPGTTDLSKMLGLYANDVLCRVAFGRDFSGGGEYDRHGFQKMLDEYQVLLGGFSIGDFFPSMEFIHTLTGMKSRLQNTFRRFDQLFDQLLAEHSNPKRATEEQKDLVDVLLDIQKNGSDDMPLTMDNIKAIILDMFAAGTDTTFITLDWGMTELIMNPKVMERAQAEVRSIVGERGVVLESDLPQMHYMKAVIKEIFRLHPPAPVLVPRESMEDVNIDGYNIPAKTRFFVNAWAIGRDPESWENPDRFEPERFMGSTIDFKGQHFELIPFGAGRRSCPAITLGTASVELALAQLLHSFDWELPPGTTAKDLDLTEVFGISMHRIAHLLVIAKPRFP, encoded by the exons ATGGCTTTTCTTCAATGGctgaaggaaagcttccaaccCATCTTGCTCTTTGCTTCCGTTTTCCTTGTGGTGTTGCTGAGGTTTTTCTTGAAGGAGAAgtcaagaaaaggaaaatccaATCTCCCACCAAGCCCTCCAAAGCTACCAATCATTGGTAACCTTCACCAGCTAGGCAACATGCCTCATCTTTCCCTCCAGTGCCTGGCACAGAAGTTTGGACCAATAATTTTCTTACAACTTGGTGAGATACCAACAGTGGTGATTTCATCTGCTAGACTAGCCAAGGAAGCAATGAAAACCCATGATGTCGCACTGTCAAGCCGCCCGCGAATCTTTTCAGCCATGCACCTCTTTTATGATTGTACCGATGTTGTCTTCGCTCCCTATGGAGCTTATTGGAGAAATATTCGAAAAATATGCATACTTGAACTACTAAGTGCTAAAAGAGTTCAATCATATAGCTTTGttagagaagaagaagtagCTCGCCTGGTTCGTCGAGTTGCAGAGTCGTATCCTGGCACCACCGATCTTTCCAAGATGCTTGGACTATATGCGAATGATGTCCTTTGCCGGGTTGCATTTGGAAGGGACTTCTCAGGAGGAGGAGAATATGATCGCCATGGCTTCCAGAAGATGCTGGACGAGTATCAAGTATTGCTTGGAGGATTTAGCATCGGAGATTTCTTCCCATCCATGGAATTTATACACACCTTAACAGGCATGAAATCTAGACTTCAGAACACCTTTAGACGCTTCGATCAACTTTTTGACCAGTTGCTGGCTGAACATAGCAATCCCAAGAGGGCAACAGAGGAGCAGAAGGACCTTGTGGATGTTTTACTCGATATACAGAAGAATGGATCTGATGACATGCCTCTCACCATGGATAATATAAAAGCTATCATCTTG GACATGTTTGCTGCAGGAACCGATACAACGTTCATCACCCTTGACTGGGGAATGACAGAGCTCATTATGAACCCAAAAGTCATGGAAAGAGCACAAGCCGAAGTCCGAAGCATCGTGGGAGAGAGAGGAGTTGTTTTAGAGAGTGATCTGCCTCAGATGCACTACATGAAAGCTGTCATCAAAGAGATATTTCGGCTGCATCCTCCTGCTCCAGTATTAGTCCCTAGAGAATCCATGGAAGATGTGAACATTGATGGCTACAATATTCCAGCCAAGACACGTTTTTTTGTCAATGCCTGGGCAATCGGGAGAGACCCAGAATCTTGGGAAAACCCTGACAGATTTGAGCCAGAAAGATTTATGGGTAGCACTATCGACTTCAAGGGTCAGCATTTCGAGCTTATACCTTTCGGTGCTGGTAGAAGAAGCTGCCCAGCTATCACATTGGGAACAGCAAGTGTGGAGCTGGCTCTTGCTCAACTTCTCCACAGCTTTGATTGGGAGCTTCCCCCTGGTACTACAGCTAAGGATTTGGATCTGACAGAGGTTTTCGGCATCTCAATGCACAGAATTGCTCATCTGCTTGTCATTGCCAAACCACGGTTCCCGTAG